The Penicillium oxalicum strain HP7-1 chromosome V, whole genome shotgun sequence genomic interval TGTGCTGCGGCTGGTGGTGATACATTTGGCATGGATAATGACAAATTCCAACAAATTCCGGCCAATGTGTCCACCATCGCTGATCTACTCGACACCAAGGCCATCTCGTGGGCCGAGTATCAGGAGCACATGCCGTATCCTGGCTTCCAGGGCTTCAACTACTCCAACCAGAAAACCTACCACAATGATTATGTGCGCAAGCACAATCCTCTGATTCTGTATGACTCGATTGCACAGAACGAGACTCGTGCTCGACAAATCAAGAATTTCACCGACTTCGACCATGACCTGTCCGACCAGAAGCTCCCGCAGTGGGCCTTCATTACTCCTAACATGACCAACGATGCTCACGACACCAACATCACGTTCGCCGGCAAGTGGGAGCGTAGCTGGATGTCCTCACTGCTGAAGAATGATTACTTCATGAAGAACTCGCTCATTCTTCTGACctttgacgaggatgatACTTACAACAAGACAAACCGTGTTTTCAGGTATGTTCAGACCACGGCTTTCATCGCGTAGCCCAGGAGTCTTGCAAGGGGGATTGTGGCTCTTGCCCCGTGACCTTTAAGCAACCCATAAACTAATAACTGAACAGTGTTCTCGTCGGCGGTGCGGTTCCTGACCACCTCAAGGGAACTAAGGACGACACTTTTTACACCCACTACTCAACCATTGCGTCTGTCAGTGCCAACTGGGGTCTGCCTTCCCTCGGTCGCGTAAGTAGATTGTCAACATCTCAGATTTGTAAAAGAACACCGGATACTGACTTGAGCGAATAGTGGGATTGCGGTGCCAACATTTTTGAGATCGTCGCCAACAAGACCGGCTACGCCAACTATGAGGTCGACATTACCAACCTGCGTCTCAATGAGACCTACCCTGGCCCGCTATCGGCTGGGGAGATTTCTAAATACTCTGCAGTCTGGCCCGTTCCTTTGACTGATGGCAAGTGCTCAGCCGGTCACGGTGTCTTGGATCTTGTCAAGAAAACCTTTGCTGGACAGTCCGCTACTTACAACTACTCCGCACCCTACCCTTGGGATGCGAAGTCTGACTACAACACAAAGGTCACTGTGACACGAACCAACTCCACAAACACATCGGCTTCGTCGACTTCCGGGTTGGCGTCTTCGACTCCCAGTCTTCCGGCCAACGGTGCTGGTGCAGGCGCCGTTATTTCGGGCCCTGTCATTGTGGCGGGGGCTTTGGCGGCTTGCCTGGCGTGCCTTTTGTAAAAGGACTATAGGTGACTTTTACCTCTTTGACGAAGATTGTCTGTCCACGAATCTCTCAATTATTATCACTTTGTTCAACTAATTGATTTGCGATCCCAATGATATCAAATGAAGGAGCAAGTAAAAATAAAATTGCAATTTTACGAGCCACAGGACTTGTGAAAAAGCCTTGAAGACTTGTAGTCTTGAAGTATGTAAAAATAATCAATGACCATCTCATCTAGATGTGATCAAAAGCTTCACTCATCTCAGAAATATTAGACCTGGACTGCGGTTCACGCACAGTacaaaagggtatggtgGAAATGGACAAGTTTTAAGTACCGTACAGCGCACACTATTCTCCGTACTCTTTTCCAGTGTTGCCTCTTCAGAATTGCAAAGCCAGAGGCCCAAAATAACCGACTGTTTGATTGCACTAGCAGTGATGCCAAAATCACGACCAGTTTATGAGATCACTCTCTTGATGGTGATTATGACCTTGAAGTGAGTATGGAAGTTGGTGCTCAGATACACGGACCCTCAAAACCCTCGGACAGTCCCAGCGGTGGATACGGCTGGTCAAAGCATGCATCAAGTATCACCTACGCCACCGATGGAAATATTCGACCCGAGGGCAGTATGTTTTCACCACATGGATACAACTACCTTTTGTCGAGGAATATTCAATGTTTCCGTCTACTCGAATGTTGTCAAGACGGGATGCTCGAAGTGTACCTTCCCATCCCACATCACAATGACGTGATTATAAGCGTCTGTTCTTGATATGCTGGAAACCCCACGCATGTACACAACTTGGAACCTTGGGTCTGCAACAGGGAGGCAAACGGGAGCTACCTATTCTCAGGGACTTCGTACTAGATGTTTGGAGCAAGACGAAGAAAACTCGTAGAATATATTATATCTTCATCAAGTCGTGGTGACCATCTAATGTACAATTAAGACCTTCCAGAAGGTATCTTCCAATTATTCAGCGATTCCACGCTGCTTCATGCCCTGCAGGTTGAGAGTGTCTTGATCACCAGGTCGGGACTCTGACTCCTTCTTAATGTTGCTCTCGGGACCACCTTCGCCAAGGTACTGCTCAGCCTTGGCCAGACTATCATAAAGCCAAAGTAGAACGTTAGCCATGCCCCAAGTAGTGCATGGGGAAATAGGAAATGGAAGGAGCTAAAACATACCGACCACGGTCATCCCGGGTACCACCCTCATCCTCGGGGATCTTGCGGTGGTCACTGCCAGAAGCTGTTGAACCAGGACCGTACTTGACACCACCTGACTGTGGGAATCGCTGATccaccatctcatcgacACCGGACTCGAGGGCTTTAAAAGGACGGCATGGTCAGATTGCACGcatttgaagaagaaagggaggcGCCCGAAAACCTACTTGAGTCACTCTTGCGACCAAGTCCCTGCTTAGCCTGGTAGGAGTTCAAATCCTTCTCGGCATCGAAGGCCGTCTTGCGGAGTTCTTCAACGTGGACCATTTTGGCTTTTGAGGTGTGGAATGAAGAGACCTTGAGAGATTGTGCTGTGAGAATGATGCTGCAATGCTGAATATGAGTGTATCTGATTGCAGGTTTCTCCAACCCTTTATATACATCTTTGCGTGAAGACAAAAGTCATACCTGTCATGCATTACCGTAACCCTACATCATATGTATGTCACTAGACAAGACCCACGACAACCCGCCGGATAAGGGATCTGGGGACACGCTTAAGGGAGGAGGTCGTCATTACGTTCCATAAAAGCCCTCTGTGGTCAGTTGCGTTGGTGGAGAAGTTCGAAAAGTTGGTAAGTAAGCATGATATCGTCAGGCACGATGGCTGTTCTGATCTCATGCTTCCACCCAGAGCCATGAATCATGACACATTCGAGAATGTCTGTGTAGCGTCGGGCCGCGCGAGTCGGGAAAGCCGAGCCGGTTCGCCTTAGCGCCTGGGGCTGGCTGTGACCCGGTCCGACTTAAGTCCGGGTTGGCGGGGAGGAAGTACAGTATCGGAGGCGGTGGAGCTTCACGATTGAAGTGGGCTGTCTTTATTGACGATCAAACTTCGGCAGTCATTTCGATCAGAATTCAGGCATTTTGATGGGTTTTCTTTGAAGGTACCCACTATTACTCACTCGCGCTCTTACTGTACCCAGCTTGGAGAAGGATATTCGCAATCTCACTCTGCGATCGAACATCGCAGTTCCgccatggcctcggcgatTGAGCTGCCGGGTGAGGCAGCTCCATTAACACATCGCAACGTGGTGGACGTCCTGATCTTAGCCGCCAGCTCAACCCAACAACAGGTTCAAGCGGGAACTAAGCAACTGGAGCATTGGGAGCATCAGCCTCTTTACCATGCTATGCTTCAAGTAAGCTCCACACTTCTTTTTCACCCACAACTGTCAAGGTGAACTGAGGCTGACTTATCGTGGAACTAGGATGTCTTCCTTGATCGTTCCCTTCCCACAGAGGTGCGGTA includes:
- a CDS encoding Acid phosphatase, translating into MKAATATLLAAASLTGAQLATISEPSISEINQAAATTLSESPTSDVKGVAFDRFYQVWLENTDYDDVEKDANMQWLASQGILLTNYYAVTHPSEPNYCAAAGGDTFGMDNDKFQQIPANVSTIADLLDTKAISWAEYQEHMPYPGFQGFNYSNQKTYHNDYVRKHNPLILYDSIAQNETRARQIKNFTDFDHDLSDQKLPQWAFITPNMTNDAHDTNITFAGKWERSWMSSLLKNDYFMKNSLILLTFDEDDTYNKTNRVFSVLVGGAVPDHLKGTKDDTFYTHYSTIASVSANWGLPSLGRWDCGANIFEIVANKTGYANYEVDITNLRLNETYPGPLSAGEISKYSAVWPVPLTDGKCSAGHGVLDLVKKTFAGQSATYNYSAPYPWDAKSDYNTKVTVTRTNSTNTSASSTSGLASSTPSLPANGAGAGAVISGPVIVAGALAACLACLL